Part of the Spiribacter salinus M19-40 genome, CCGCAGCGTTCGCGACAACAGTGAACAGCCCCCCAGCGTCCTCGTTGGGCAGTTACGGGATCATCTGGATCGCGGCTGGCGGCTGGACACAAACGAGCTGGATGCCTCAGTCGCCGAGGCACTGACCACCGATCACCCACTGCAGCCGTTCGCCGAAGCCTATTTTCGCGATGGATCCCCCTTGTTCTCCTATGCCAATGAGTGGCGCTCCCTGCGTACAGCGATCCCTGAAATCGAGGCCAACCCGCTATCCCTCTGGATACCGGAGGGGCCGATCACGCTCACGAACCTGGTTCGATTTCTACGCGACCCGGTCACCGCGCTGTTCCAGCAGCGTCTGGGCACTTACGCCGGGGAAGACGCCGCCGTCACGCCCGACGAGGAGCCATTTGAATTTGATGCCCTCGGCGGCTGGCAAGCCCGTAACACCCTGTTGGAGCCGATCAGCCAGTCGCTTGGCCACGGCGTAGACATCGATCCGATGGCCGAGCTTGAGCGACGCATCGACCGCCACCAGCGTGCGGGTGACTATCCGCCAGCCCCCGTGGCAAACGCGATCCGCGGCCGATTGCTCGATCGGGTCCCCGAGACACTGATGCGCTACCGCGCCTTGCTCGCGGACTATCCTGAACGGCCCACAACTTCACCCCGTATCGAACTGCGTGTCTCAGTGGCCCTGCAAGGCGAGACGCACACCGTCATGCTTGAGGATAGCCTTGAGGGGATCAGCATGGCAGAAACGATGACCGGTGAGCCCCGCCGGGCCCGACTTGCCCTGGTCACCAGCCCACTGTTGGGCAACAAGGACAAGCTGCACTGGCGGCAGCTCCTCAAGCACTGGCCAGCGCATCTGGCCACGCAGTGCCTCTACCCTGCCACGGACACCCATCTGGTCTCTCCGGGCAGCACCTTGACGCTGCCGGGTCTGCCCGCAGCCGAGGCGCGTGCGGCCCTGTCCGCGCTCATCAAGCAATGGCTCCTCGGTATGCATCAACCGACCCCGACGCATCCCGATCTCGCGCGGCCGCTGCTTGTGGGCTCGAAGCAGTGCCCCCGGGACTGGGAGAACGCCTACGACACACTTCGCGAGCGCAGCCCGTTGTTTGTTCGGGAATACCCGCGCCTCGACAGCCTGGTGCAGGACGACGCGTTTAACGCGTTCAGCCACCGCCTATACGGCGCATTCCATGCCCACCTCGAGCGCCGACAGGTGGTCAGGACATGACGCTCGCCCTCGATCTTCCATTGCGGGGCACGCGGCTCATTGAGGCCAGCGCCGGCACGGGCAAAACCTTCACAATCGCGCTGCTCTATGTGCGATTGATCCTGGGACAGGGGCGAGGCGCCGACGCCGTATTGCCCCCGCTCGACCCACCGGACATCCTGGTGACGACCTTCACCGAGGCCGCCAGCCTGGAGCTACGCGAGCGCATTCGCCAGCGCCTGGTGGAGGCCGCACTGGCCTTCCGCGAACCGCTTGAAACGGAATCCGCCGCCGATGACGCGCTTCTGTTGGCCCTGCGCGACCGCTACCCCGAGGCCGATTGGCCGGCCTGTGCCCGGCGTCTGGAATTGGCTGCCGACTGGATGGACGATGCCACCATTTCAACGATCCATGGCTGGGCTCAGCGCATGTTGCGCGAACACGCCTTTGACAGCGGCCAGCTATTCCACCGGGAGCTGGTAAAAGATCTGCGTGATCTGCAGCTAGAGGCGGTTACCGACTACTGGCGCACACGGGTCTACCCCCTCGACGAGTCTCACGCTGCCGAAATGGTCAACGCGTTTGGCGGGCCCGCTAAACTGGCTAAACAACTGAAAAAGCTCCTGGACCGACCCGACGCGCTGCCCGTTTTCAAGGGGACGCCGCTGACCGAGGGCAGCTTAACGGACGCCCTGCAAGCCATTACCGACCGCAAGGCGGACATGGAAAAGGCCGAGACCCGGGCGCGAGCGACCTGGCAGCGGGATCCGGCGGGCATTGAACAAGCGCTGCAAGCGCTCCGTCCCGGCATGAACGCCAGTGTCTTTCGCAATAAGGCAGATGACGCGGAATTCGAGCGCTATCTGCAAACGCTTCGGGCCTGGGGCCAGGGCGATCTGCCCCTCACCGAGGCAACGTTTGTGCAAAAACTCGCCCGCGACCGACTCAAGTTGAACAAAGGTTACGAGTGCCCGCCGCTTGCCCTTTTTGATGACCTTCAAGTCTGGCATGACCACCAGGCGCACTGGGAAGCGGCCCGCGAGGCGCTCCCACCCCGCGGCCTGGCCGATGCCCGACAGTGGGTCGCTGAGCGCATGGCCTCAACCCTGGAGGCCAACGCCCAGATGGGCTTTGACAACATGATCAGCGATCTTGCCGATGCGCTTGAGGGCCCCTCGGGTGATGCCCTTGCCGCCCGCATCCGTGAGCAATTCCCGCTGGCCATGATCGATGAGTTTCAGGATATCGACCCGGCACAGTACCGGATCTTCAAGCGGATCTATGACCTGTCTGCAGACGATGCCGATCAAGCACTGATCCTGATCGGCGACCCGAAACAGGCGATCTACGGCTTTCGAGGAGGCGATATCCACACCTACCTCGCAGCCCGGGCCGCCACCGCGGGGCGCCACCACAGCCTCGATCGCAATTTCCGCTCGAGTGTCGAGGCGGTCGAGGCCGTCACCCAGCTTTTCGCTCACGCCGAGGCTCGCCATCCACAACGCGCCTTTCGCCTGGGAGACGCCCTACCCTTTGAGACGGTCAGTGCAGCAGGCCGCCGCGAGCGGCTTCAATTGGGTGAGGAGCCCGCTGCCGGGATCATTGGCTGGATACTCGAACCGGAGGACGACAGGGGCGTCATTAACTTTGAGACCTATCGCGATGCAGCCGCCGCGCACTGTGCCAACCGCATCGCGCACTGGCTCAATGCCGCTGAGGCCGGTGAAGCGGGTTTTGAGCAACCTGACGACAACCCACTCGAGCCACTGAAGGCCAGTGACATCGCTATCCTGGTGCGCGATCGAGCGGAGGCGGATAGCATCCGGCAGGCGCTGTCAGATCGCGGGCTTTCGAGTGTTTATCTCTCGGATCGGGAAAGTGTCTTCGCGACACCGGAGGCTCGGGACCTGATGGCCTGGTTACAGGCCATGGCCAACCCGGAGTCCGTCTCCCGGGTACGTAGCGCAATGGCGAGCGCCTCACTCGCCCAGTCACTCAATACGCTAGACAACCTCCAGCAGGATGAGCTGGCCTGGGAAGCAGCCCAGGCCCGGTTCGTCGACTATCGCCAGCGTTGGCAGCGCCATGGCGTTCTGCCGGCCCTTCGCGCGTTGATGCACGACCATGAAGTACCGGCCGCCCTGCTTGCCCGTCCCAACGGTGAGCGGCGCCTGACCAACCTCCTGCATCTGGCCGAATGGGCCCAGCAAGCCAGCGATTCCCTTGATGGCGAACACGCGCTGGTCCGAGTACTCAGCGAGCACATTGATGACCCCGCTGGAGATGAGCAGATCCTGCGCCTGGAGAGTGACGCGAACCTGATCCAGGTCGTCACGGTGTTCAAGTCAAAGGGCCTGGAGTACCCGGTGGTCGCCCTGCCTTTTGTCTGCAGCTATAGATCGACTGATCTCAGCAAGGGCGGCGGCCTCTTCCATGCCGGCGATCAACCCATGCTCGAGCTCGCACCCAAAAACACGCTCGCCGAGGAGAGCGTCGAGGCCGCGGACAGCGAGCGCCTGTCCGAGGAACTTCGTCTTCTGTATGTCGCGCTCACGCGAGCGCGTTACGCGACATTCCTCGGCATTGCCCCCATCGTAAAAGGCACCAAGAAGACCTCAACCCTTCATGAATCCGCGCTCGGTTATTTGCTGGGCGGTGGCGAGGCCATCCCGGATGCCCCGACCCTGCGCCGCCTCTGGCAGGCACACGCCGACCAGTGCCCCGCGATCACGGTCGCCCCGGGAGAGAGCGAGTGGACCACCCATCAGCCCACGGAGCCCCCCCACTCGCTGCGCACCGCGCTCACACCAAAGCCGCCGGCCTATTTGTCATGGTGGATCGCCAGCTACTCAGCGCTCAAACAACTCGGTACGGGGGCGCCAGACACCGTGGCCGCTGAGATCCGCGGCGAGGAGCACGAGGCACTCGAGGCCGCATCATCGCCGCTCATCGACCAGCGTCCAGCGGCAGGCACGTTGCATGATTTCCCTCGGGGGCCCGAGCCGGGCACGTTCCTTCATGGTGTCCTGGAAGCCGCAGCGAGCATTGGGTTTAACCAGGCACTGGCAGACCCGGGGTTCCAGCGGCGTATGGTGCAACGCTGTGAACGACGGGGTTGGGGCGAGCACAGCGACGCGCTTCAGGCGGGGCTGCAGGCATGGCTCACCACCCCGCTGGCGCCCGACAACAGTGGGCTTGTCCTCGGTCAGCTCACGCGCTACCGCGCCGAACCAGATTTCTGGTTTACCACCCATCAGACGCCAACACCCGCCATCGACCGGCTGGTGAGAACAGCCATTCATCCTGACGCACCTCGGCCTACCCTCGGCTATCAGACACTCAACGGCCTGATGAAAGGATTTATCGATCTGCTTGTCGAGCATGCGGGGCGCTACTGGATTATTGACTGGAAATCGAACTGGCTGGGCCCGGATGATGCCGCCTATTCAACCGACGCCCTGCGGCAGGCCATGCTCGAAAAACGCCATGACCTGCAGCTCGCCGTTTACTTACTGGCCCTGCATCGCCACTTGCGCCAAACCCTGCCGGACTACGACTACGAACGTCACGTCGGCGGTGCTCAGTTGGTCTTTTTACGCGGAATACAGGCCCCCTCGCGCGGGGTTGCCGCCATTCAGCCATCGAAGGCGTTCATCGAGGCACTGGATAACGCCTTCGCCGGCGCCGCGGAGGCCATATCGTGAGCCTGCCTGCCCCGGAGGAGTTCCTGCGAATTGCCCGCGGTTGGGCTGATCTCGGCTGGGTCAGAGCGCTTGACGTGGCCCTTGCCGAACAGCTGCACACCCTGGCGCCTGCCCCCTGCAGTAGCTGCCTGCTGGCCAGTGTGCTGGTCAGCCACCAGGCCGGCCAGGGCCATCTGCTGCTTAACCTGACCGACACCCAGCGACGGCCGCGCGCTGTGATTGCCGTCGATCCAGACACCGACCGCCCGGACTGGCCGACCCCCGAGGCGCTCATTGATGCACTGGTTGAGCCCTGGGCCAGTCAACTGACGGCCTGGGCGGCCGTCACTGATGGCGCCGGTTCAACGCCGTTGGTGCTGATCGATGATGCCCTGTACCTGCGCCGCTATTACCGTCACGAGACCGCGGTCGCCGAGGCCGTGGCGCATCGTCTGGCCGAGGCACCGCGCCTGTCGGCGGATGCGGTCCGTCCAATCGCCGATCGCCTCTTTCCGCCTGCCGATCATCCGGCCGAGGCGGCAGCGAATGCCACTCAGAAAATGGCCTGTGCACTGGCAGCGCGCTCCCAATTCGCCGTGATCACCGGTGGCCCGGGAACCGGCAAGACCAATACCGTGATTCGATTGCTGGGCCTGTTGCAGGCCAGTGCGCTTGATGCGGGCCACCCCACGTTGCGCATCCGCCTCGCCGCGCCAACCGGTAAGGCGGCTGCGCGGCTTGATGAAGCGATCGGTGGCCAGATTGATCAGCTGCGCACGCTCGACCTGCCCGGCGGTGAGGCGTTGCATCAGGCTATCCCAAGAGAGGTAACCACGTTGCATCGGCTGCTCGGGGCCCGACCAGGGACCCGACACTTTCGACACCATGCCGGTCATCCACTGCCCCTGGACATGGTGGTGGTTGATGAGGCGTCCATGGTCGATATCGAAATGATGACCGCTCTGCTGGATGCCCTGCCTGCGCACGCTCGCCTGGTGCTGCTGGGTGACCGTGACCAGCTGGCCTCCGTCGAGGCGGGCGCCGTTCTCGGGCGATTATGTGCCCAGGCAGAAGGCGGTCATTACCAGGCCGAGACGGCCCAGTGGCTGCAAGCCGCCACCGGTGAGGCCGTCGACTCGAGCCTGCGCGATGACACGGGCAGGCCACTGGATCAGGCCATCGCCATGCTTCGCCACTCATTCCGATTCGATGCGGGCGGGGGTATCGGCCAGCTCGCACGCGCCATTAATACCGGTGACGCGCAGACCGCCCTGAATATTCTCAAGGCCCAGGATCACGACGATCTGGACTACCGCGGCCTGCACGGCGCTGACGACCCGACCGTGGCGCGCCTGATCACCAGCCGGGCGGATTATCCGATGCGACCGGCAGCCGATGCCGAACGCGCCGAGTGGGATGCGTGGGCGACCGCCATTCTCGAGACGGCAGGCCAGTTCCAAATGCTCACACCCCTACGCCGCGGACCTTTTGGTGCCGATGCCCTGAATCAGCAGATCGAGCAGGCGCTGGCCCGGACTGGCCAGCTGGGATCAGCAGGGCCGCCCGGTCGCTGGTACGCGGGCCGGCCCGTGATGGTGACAGGCAATGACTACGGCCTGAAGCTAATGAACGGCGACATCGGGATCACCCTGCGCGTCCCGGCCCCCTTTGGCGATCCAGAACAAGGGGAGGATCTGCGCGTGGCCTTCCGCAGCGAGGGCCGAGTCCGGTGGGTGCTGCCAAGCCGACTGCAGCATGTGGAAACGGTCTATGCCATGACGGTGCACAAATCCCAGGGCTCGGAGTTTGCGCACACCGCGCTGATCGTCCCCGACACCGCGCCCCCCGTCCTGACGCGCGAGCTGATCTATACGGCCGTGACGCGCGCCCGGGAGCGCTTCACCCTGCTATGCGCCAGCGACCGGGTTCTAACCCAGGCGATTCAGCGTCAGGTAACCCGACAGAGCCAGCTCTTCAGCTAGATCCGGCACAGGTCTGCTCCAGCCCCTCGTCACGATCGACCTCTGCTCCGGAGGGTAGCGGGGCGTCGGCGTCGCTCAAAAAGCGGCGCACATCCGCAAGCACCGCATCAGAGCCACTGAACCGGGTGAGCATGTGGTAGCCCGCCGGGTAATAGGCAGTACGCCAGCGTTGGCTTGGTGGGAGGCGCCTGAACATGGCGCAGGCCGCCGACGCCGGAATCACCTCATCCTCGCCAGCGATCAAGATGAACGTGGGCGCCCCCCGCAAATCGGGGACCGCCGCCAGCGCAGCATCCATTAAATCCGATACGCCCGCTACCGCCTCAACCCGTGTCTCCCAGATCCGGCGCGGATCGCTCGCTAGCTGCCGCATGACCGCCGAATCATCTGTTGGCTCCACGCCCAGGTCGCGCCCTGACAGCGTCAGACCGGGTGCGAGCCGTTTGACAATCCACAAGCCTGCGCGCTGGTACCAGGGCATGGCCTGCGTACCCCAGAACGCAGGGCCCACCAACACGCCGCTGGAGACCGGTGGCGGGGACTCACTGGCTTGCAACAAGCCAACAATCGCACCGCCCATGCTCAGTCCTACCAAGTGGACGGAGGTATCGGG contains:
- the recD gene encoding exodeoxyribonuclease V subunit alpha, encoding MSLPAPEEFLRIARGWADLGWVRALDVALAEQLHTLAPAPCSSCLLASVLVSHQAGQGHLLLNLTDTQRRPRAVIAVDPDTDRPDWPTPEALIDALVEPWASQLTAWAAVTDGAGSTPLVLIDDALYLRRYYRHETAVAEAVAHRLAEAPRLSADAVRPIADRLFPPADHPAEAAANATQKMACALAARSQFAVITGGPGTGKTNTVIRLLGLLQASALDAGHPTLRIRLAAPTGKAAARLDEAIGGQIDQLRTLDLPGGEALHQAIPREVTTLHRLLGARPGTRHFRHHAGHPLPLDMVVVDEASMVDIEMMTALLDALPAHARLVLLGDRDQLASVEAGAVLGRLCAQAEGGHYQAETAQWLQAATGEAVDSSLRDDTGRPLDQAIAMLRHSFRFDAGGGIGQLARAINTGDAQTALNILKAQDHDDLDYRGLHGADDPTVARLITSRADYPMRPAADAERAEWDAWATAILETAGQFQMLTPLRRGPFGADALNQQIEQALARTGQLGSAGPPGRWYAGRPVMVTGNDYGLKLMNGDIGITLRVPAPFGDPEQGEDLRVAFRSEGRVRWVLPSRLQHVETVYAMTVHKSQGSEFAHTALIVPDTAPPVLTRELIYTAVTRARERFTLLCASDRVLTQAIQRQVTRQSQLFS
- a CDS encoding alpha/beta hydrolase, translating into MATLLYAVLLTGCGGQGEAEGEGLALVGEPRTSQGLALDTQALAEPRGVLSNLAIETGPTPHQVVMPDGTPLPLRRWGPAPEAGEAPSAVVIGVHGFNDHAGSFLPTAAALVPDDVAVYAWDQRGFGASHQRGRWPGTEQLLSDARWVIDQVRARYPDTSVHLVGLSMGGAIVGLLQASESPPPVSSGVLVGPAFWGTQAMPWYQRAGLWIVKRLAPGLTLSGRDLGVEPTDDSAVMRQLASDPRRIWETRVEAVAGVSDLMDAALAAVPDLRGAPTFILIAGEDEVIPASAACAMFRRLPPSQRWRTAYYPAGYHMLTRFSGSDAVLADVRRFLSDADAPLPSGAEVDRDEGLEQTCAGSS
- the recB gene encoding exodeoxyribonuclease V subunit beta, coding for MTLALDLPLRGTRLIEASAGTGKTFTIALLYVRLILGQGRGADAVLPPLDPPDILVTTFTEAASLELRERIRQRLVEAALAFREPLETESAADDALLLALRDRYPEADWPACARRLELAADWMDDATISTIHGWAQRMLREHAFDSGQLFHRELVKDLRDLQLEAVTDYWRTRVYPLDESHAAEMVNAFGGPAKLAKQLKKLLDRPDALPVFKGTPLTEGSLTDALQAITDRKADMEKAETRARATWQRDPAGIEQALQALRPGMNASVFRNKADDAEFERYLQTLRAWGQGDLPLTEATFVQKLARDRLKLNKGYECPPLALFDDLQVWHDHQAHWEAAREALPPRGLADARQWVAERMASTLEANAQMGFDNMISDLADALEGPSGDALAARIREQFPLAMIDEFQDIDPAQYRIFKRIYDLSADDADQALILIGDPKQAIYGFRGGDIHTYLAARAATAGRHHSLDRNFRSSVEAVEAVTQLFAHAEARHPQRAFRLGDALPFETVSAAGRRERLQLGEEPAAGIIGWILEPEDDRGVINFETYRDAAAAHCANRIAHWLNAAEAGEAGFEQPDDNPLEPLKASDIAILVRDRAEADSIRQALSDRGLSSVYLSDRESVFATPEARDLMAWLQAMANPESVSRVRSAMASASLAQSLNTLDNLQQDELAWEAAQARFVDYRQRWQRHGVLPALRALMHDHEVPAALLARPNGERRLTNLLHLAEWAQQASDSLDGEHALVRVLSEHIDDPAGDEQILRLESDANLIQVVTVFKSKGLEYPVVALPFVCSYRSTDLSKGGGLFHAGDQPMLELAPKNTLAEESVEAADSERLSEELRLLYVALTRARYATFLGIAPIVKGTKKTSTLHESALGYLLGGGEAIPDAPTLRRLWQAHADQCPAITVAPGESEWTTHQPTEPPHSLRTALTPKPPAYLSWWIASYSALKQLGTGAPDTVAAEIRGEEHEALEAASSPLIDQRPAAGTLHDFPRGPEPGTFLHGVLEAAASIGFNQALADPGFQRRMVQRCERRGWGEHSDALQAGLQAWLTTPLAPDNSGLVLGQLTRYRAEPDFWFTTHQTPTPAIDRLVRTAIHPDAPRPTLGYQTLNGLMKGFIDLLVEHAGRYWIIDWKSNWLGPDDAAYSTDALRQAMLEKRHDLQLAVYLLALHRHLRQTLPDYDYERHVGGAQLVFLRGIQAPSRGVAAIQPSKAFIEALDNAFAGAAEAIS